The DNA segment GGTGCATCATCTTCATACCTGACCCACTCAATTCCATAAGGATTTTTCCCATAACCACTCACGTACATTTTCAAATGTTTTAAATGAATTTCGTCTTTTAATGATTCTTTAGTTGGTATACCCAAATGATGGTATTTCATACAGCTCCTTTTTTATTCTACGCTTTGTACCAAAGTATCAATGAACTGGCTATAACTGTCTTTCATTGGCAACTCATAGTCCACCGTTAACTGTTTTCTAGTCGCTAATACTGTCTCATTTGTTAATGGGCTAATTGCTTCTTTTTCATATGCTTGCCAATATACCCCTACCCCTCTTTTCTGCCAGCTTGGCAATTCATTAAAGTTAATCCCTCGCTGAAATAAAAACTCATTCTTTTCTGCTACAGACATTTTGCAAAAAGTAACATCTGCCGTTTTAGGCTTAACACCTTCTTTTCTTAATAACCAATAGCAGTGTGAATTCAGTGCGTTTCGGTGAGCATCCTCATTTCTCCACCTGAAATAATCAACCACAAGCTGTCTATTAGGCAACTGACATAGCCGACTGTCAAATATTCCATGATCACCTAACAATAAACTAAACTTCGCACTGGCCTCACCTGCAAGCACAGAGTTGAGCTTTCGCTCCTTTCGTTGAAAGGTATTATCA comes from the Spartinivicinus poritis genome and includes:
- a CDS encoding tRNA(His) guanylyltransferase Thg1 family protein, coding for MKFDDLDKKMRLFETAHDHCVLPGIYIVARIDGRCFTKLTKETHCFEAPYDTKFRDIMVETVKHLMNCGFKIIYGYTQSDEISLLFDLNDNTFQRKERKLNSVLAGEASAKFSLLLGDHGIFDSRLCQLPNRQLVVDYFRWRNEDAHRNALNSHCYWLLRKEGVKPKTADVTFCKMSVAEKNEFLFQRGINFNELPSWQKRGVGVYWQAYEKEAISPLTNETVLATRKQLTVDYELPMKDSYSQFIDTLVQSVE